In Spiroplasma litorale, a single genomic region encodes these proteins:
- a CDS encoding phosphatase PAP2 family protein: protein MFNLKNKNLYIYIPGIILLIFSIIFFIYSSPYQNDIKVAKWFENLFDKSELLKYVSQYYLVAGNTDLFLVIIFMVMIIIKYKFLSKANKKEWYKQNYWITNLILSILTSFFIIGWIYELVFYITSDTGFGVGIDAEIFLSVKYKITGKIFSGFYQFPILGYINYYLIKNFHKINVNKLNKFYIDAKKALLFLIINYIIVGSIKMFGGRPYYYNVIFNELFNKMSLEQQQNYIESGFRYGYYSETTNAYTGNVTGEWPWWRMNSIFNRSKEDFLNKNPYDYGFPSGHVVSSFSLVTFLYLKFDRNKKTSIWSIVFVYFLSLNAINMNLSTILCRGHWMTDTSFSFIIILITFFILDVYYKYRYK, encoded by the coding sequence ATGTTTAATTTAAAAAATAAAAACCTTTATATTTATATACCGGGAATAATACTACTTATTTTTTCTATTATTTTTTTTATTTATTCTTCCCCATATCAAAATGATATAAAAGTTGCAAAGTGATTCGAAAATTTATTTGATAAATCAGAATTGTTAAAGTATGTAAGTCAATATTACTTGGTTGCAGGTAATACTGATTTATTTTTAGTTATCATTTTTATGGTTATGATTATAATTAAATATAAATTTTTGAGTAAGGCAAATAAAAAAGAATGATATAAACAAAATTATTGAATAACTAATTTAATATTATCTATATTAACATCATTTTTTATAATAGGATGAATTTATGAATTAGTTTTTTATATTACTTCAGATACTGGGTTTGGAGTTGGAATTGATGCAGAAATATTCTTATCAGTTAAATATAAAATTACAGGTAAAATATTTTCAGGGTTTTATCAATTTCCTATATTGGGATATATTAATTATTATTTAATAAAAAACTTTCATAAAATAAATGTAAATAAATTAAATAAATTTTATATTGATGCTAAAAAAGCTCTTTTATTTCTTATAATTAATTACATAATTGTTGGTAGTATAAAAATGTTTGGTGGAAGACCATATTATTACAATGTTATATTTAATGAATTATTTAATAAGATGAGTTTAGAACAACAACAAAATTATATTGAATCAGGATTTAGGTATGGTTATTACAGTGAGACAACTAATGCATATACTGGTAATGTAACTGGAGAATGACCATGATGAAGAATGAACTCTATTTTTAATAGATCAAAAGAAGATTTTTTAAATAAAAACCCATATGATTATGGTTTTCCATCAGGTCATGTAGTATCTTCTTTTAGTTTAGTTACTTTTTTATATCTTAAATTTGATAGAAATAAGAAAACAAGTATTTGATCGATTGTTTTTGTTTACTTTTTATCGCTTAATGCAATTAATATGAATTTATCTACAATATTGTGTAGAGGTCATTGAATGACAGACACAAGCTTTTCATTTATAATAATCTTAATAACATTTTTTATTTTAGATGTTTATTATAAATATAGATATAAATAA
- a CDS encoding PTS sugar transporter subunit IIB, which yields MAKKVLLACAAGLSTSMMVQKMQEAAKKIGLEYEIWAQPVSKAISLVNEVDFVLLGPQVRFELGRFQKASTGTPVEVIDMRAYGTMNGELVINTIKDKIK from the coding sequence ATGGCAAAAAAAGTATTACTTGCATGTGCTGCTGGACTAAGCACTTCAATGATGGTTCAAAAAATGCAAGAAGCTGCAAAAAAAATAGGACTAGAATATGAAATTTGAGCACAACCAGTTTCAAAAGCAATTTCTCTTGTAAATGAAGTAGATTTTGTTTTATTAGGACCACAAGTTAGATTTGAACTAGGAAGATTTCAAAAAGCATCAACTGGAACACCAGTTGAAGTTATTGACATGAGAGCCTATGGAACTATGAATGGTGAGTTAGTTATAAATACAATTAAGGATAAAATAAAATAA
- a CDS encoding glycoside hydrolase family 31 protein produces MIKSNVTKDMIKYQISEKEKIFTIDSTYHVANSISDYWELDNTIWLETGLTSYQKAYIIITQYENGTINLRYTQKQWPENRFSNSLYNNLKKIKTKINITDNNYEINLKNNNKIIIEKNPFNLIVFNSNNEVILETNLRKGYEYLENFITPPLGFKQVENDIKKPFISFELKNDELIYGLGEKYKNLIKNGVETNIYNVDPSSTCNHNLAYGGVPFIVSNKNYGILLNSGHRTTFEIGSPVTDAYSMMTDEEHLELYLFIGNNMKEVISKYTELTGRITGVPDEAFGIWLNRLYYNNKEELFKEISNAKKNNYPLDVITLDPKWIKNRYTKTCNFEYNDEAFGDFKSLLKEVHSNNIKMCFWINPYFQVDNSETSKYVIENNFLVKSIKDNENYAHPWSGIDKHIEGAGLIDFTNPKAFSWYKDKIKYLLQNGVDFIKTDYGDGLPKEAVMYNGCKGEEFKQHYAYMYLKAAYEATQEYFGKDKGFVLSRPGFIGTQKFVGKWSGDAVQSFSELKLHLIAGLSLSLSGNVMWGTDIGGFQPYHKKEEDLYIRWTQLGMFTPFSRYHGIGPREPWYFGDKELEISKKYALIKKSLLPYYKKCEYEAIETGVPILRPLSLEFQDDMIASKIDDQYMLGDSIMVAPILNNKTYKRQIYLPEGQWIDFYDKKTKYEGNKTYTIDSPIETIPVFIKNNSIIPTIKDGNYKFNNLDNCELDINVFGKPNDLNINFRINSKKVEIVFQSGEAKVKSEIKTKIVKI; encoded by the coding sequence ATGATAAAAAGTAACGTAACAAAAGATATGATTAAATATCAAATATCAGAAAAAGAAAAAATTTTTACAATTGATAGCACTTATCATGTTGCTAATTCAATTAGTGATTATTGAGAGTTAGATAATACTATATGATTAGAAACTGGATTAACAAGTTATCAAAAAGCTTATATTATAATAACTCAATATGAAAATGGGACAATTAATTTGAGATATACGCAAAAACAATGACCTGAAAATAGATTTTCAAATAGTTTGTATAATAATTTGAAAAAAATAAAAACTAAGATAAATATAACTGATAATAATTATGAAATAAATCTGAAAAATAATAACAAAATTATTATTGAAAAAAATCCTTTTAATTTAATAGTTTTTAATTCTAATAATGAAGTAATTTTAGAAACAAATTTGAGAAAAGGTTATGAATATTTAGAAAATTTTATTACACCACCTTTGGGTTTTAAACAAGTTGAAAATGATATTAAAAAACCTTTTATATCATTTGAATTAAAGAATGATGAACTAATATACGGTTTGGGAGAGAAGTATAAAAACTTAATAAAAAATGGTGTTGAAACAAATATATATAATGTTGATCCTTCAAGTACTTGCAACCACAACCTTGCATATGGTGGAGTTCCTTTTATTGTATCTAATAAAAATTATGGAATATTACTTAATTCAGGTCATAGAACAACTTTTGAAATTGGATCACCAGTTACAGACGCTTATTCTATGATGACTGATGAAGAACATTTAGAACTTTATCTTTTTATTGGAAATAATATGAAAGAAGTTATAAGTAAGTACACTGAGTTAACAGGAAGAATAACTGGAGTACCAGATGAAGCATTTGGAATTTGACTAAATAGACTTTATTACAACAATAAAGAAGAATTATTTAAAGAAATCTCTAATGCTAAAAAAAACAACTATCCGCTTGATGTGATTACTCTTGATCCTAAATGAATAAAAAATAGATATACTAAAACATGTAATTTTGAATATAATGATGAGGCGTTTGGTGATTTTAAAAGTCTATTAAAAGAAGTTCATAGTAATAATATTAAAATGTGCTTCTGAATAAACCCTTATTTTCAGGTTGATAATTCAGAAACTTCAAAATACGTTATTGAAAATAATTTTTTAGTTAAATCTATAAAAGACAATGAAAACTATGCACATCCTTGATCTGGGATTGACAAACATATTGAAGGAGCTGGGTTAATTGACTTTACCAATCCTAAGGCATTTAGTTGATATAAAGATAAAATAAAATACCTTTTACAAAATGGTGTGGATTTTATTAAAACTGATTATGGTGATGGTTTACCAAAAGAAGCTGTTATGTATAATGGTTGTAAAGGTGAGGAATTTAAGCAGCACTATGCATATATGTATTTAAAAGCAGCATATGAAGCAACACAAGAGTATTTTGGAAAAGATAAGGGATTTGTTTTATCAAGACCTGGATTTATAGGTACTCAAAAATTTGTTGGTAAATGATCTGGTGATGCTGTTCAAAGTTTCTCTGAACTAAAATTACATTTAATAGCAGGTCTTTCATTATCGTTAAGTGGAAATGTTATGTGAGGTACTGATATTGGTGGTTTTCAACCTTATCATAAAAAAGAAGAAGATTTATACATTAGATGAACTCAATTAGGTATGTTTACCCCATTTTCTAGATATCATGGAATAGGTCCAAGAGAACCTTGATACTTTGGTGACAAAGAACTCGAAATTTCTAAGAAATATGCATTAATTAAAAAAAGTTTACTACCATATTACAAAAAATGTGAGTATGAAGCAATTGAAACAGGTGTACCAATTTTAAGACCATTATCTTTGGAATTTCAAGATGATATGATTGCTTCTAAAATAGATGATCAGTATATGTTGGGAGATTCAATTATGGTTGCTCCAATATTAAATAACAAAACATATAAACGTCAAATTTATTTACCAGAAGGACAATGGATTGATTTTTATGATAAAAAAACAAAATATGAAGGAAATAAAACATACACTATAGATTCACCTATTGAAACAATACCCGTTTTTATTAAAAATAATTCAATTATTCCAACTATAAAAGATGGAAACTATAAATTTAATAATTTAGATAATTGTGAATTAGATATAAATGTATTTGGAAAACCAAATGATCTAAATATTAATTTTAGAATTAATTCAAAAAAAGTTGAAATTGTGTTTCAATCAGGTGAAGCAAAAGTTAAGTCAGAAATCAAAACAAAAATTGTAAAAATATAA
- a CDS encoding MurR/RpiR family transcriptional regulator, whose protein sequence is MSISNLYKSIKSKYSELNENNKEIANYVLNNWNDIDKLTIKKISTYTNQSASTIVRFCKIFSYKGFYDFRKSILEINSCLKINNNELIINTKNIDNTLAFEKKYQEIEEKQQSSIIELIKNGTIDQAAKIIKLSNKVIIGGMNINYNQSVDFKNKLLAAGKACVVEQDVHLLKSLSNVVSKNDLVISISLSNKNDSIIKFGKESKWNGANWIHITSGIIFDFGTEKPDLLVNFTSEENKLWNLYSIRGMGLFKILNLIFFSFILFQKNEKKF, encoded by the coding sequence ATGAGTATAAGCAACCTTTATAAGAGTATTAAATCCAAGTATTCTGAATTAAATGAAAATAATAAAGAAATAGCAAACTATGTATTAAATAATTGAAATGATATTGATAAATTAACAATAAAAAAAATTTCTACTTATACAAACCAATCAGCATCAACAATTGTAAGGTTTTGTAAAATTTTTAGCTATAAAGGTTTTTATGATTTTAGAAAATCGATATTGGAAATAAACTCATGTTTAAAAATTAATAATAACGAATTAATTATTAACACAAAAAATATTGACAATACTTTAGCATTTGAAAAAAAGTATCAAGAAATAGAAGAAAAACAACAATCATCTATTATTGAATTAATTAAAAACGGGACTATTGATCAAGCGGCAAAAATTATAAAATTATCAAACAAAGTGATTATTGGTGGTATGAATATAAACTATAATCAATCAGTTGATTTTAAAAATAAACTTTTAGCAGCCGGTAAAGCTTGCGTTGTTGAACAAGATGTGCATTTATTAAAGAGTTTGTCTAATGTTGTTTCAAAAAACGACTTGGTTATTTCAATATCGTTGTCTAATAAAAATGATTCTATAATAAAATTTGGTAAAGAATCAAAATGAAATGGTGCAAATTGAATACATATAACATCAGGAATAATTTTTGATTTCGGAACTGAAAAACCAGATTTATTAGTAAACTTTACATCAGAAGAAAATAAGTTATGAAATTTATATTCGATTAGGGGTATGGGTTTATTTAAAATATTAAACTTAATATTTTTCAGTTTTATATTATTTCAAAAAAATGAAAAAAAATTCTAA
- a CDS encoding glucose PTS transporter subunit IIA, translating to MDKKINIYAPCDGFVNKISDLNDGVFSEKMLGDGLYIEPTSNTFYSPINDGWLENIFETKHAFHFKHNDGLIALMHIGLDTVNLKGNGFKLLHNSKEKVSNKTKIVEVDLDLIKKNNIKTNTPIVFEFDKNDYQINLTKLGKVKQGDIIAELNLVIKQKANDLLSNLDFKNKYEKAAEDIYKFVGTNINIKKAYNCMTRFRLIVKDKSLVNDNDIKKINIVKGINWNGEELQIIIGGDSYKVREAYQNLVDKTSKNNIKNKSTKKRSFKQKTLGFISGIIIPVLPIMITAGLLKALQSILEQLNAIAKVSISMNAGGISKLLTDYDLGSALVFSIANIGLAFLGVAFVVSTVNYFKGNIYIAIFIGITLMNPYLTGGLNWELFKLGDVSIKVQSYASSIIPMVAAGVLYIYLDKFIKLWMPSTVDIIFRPFLAYLLTVLPIIFILGPVLGILESGIYYIMTWIGEVPYGIGAGLFAFTWQFLVITGLHTAINGFVNMSIANNQPTVLGLCFTITVFSQMGAGIGMLIRTKNSNSKKTIFAAIPATWFGITEPILYGSTLPKFRPFLMGCVGAGIGGLFIGLTPATSYTVSAGGIFAILRVVEGGWLQMGLYVLSWIVTIVSSMLLTILFYKERNSELSEIKKVNNLVYKIYSNWSNLPLKESKEKLNKNIIKLNNFIDDNFKNLIKNFDNSLKETQKLEVYLKNIDERLENKKAFIIKRAINLQNKGKIEKIKLLNEKFKILDYSEKTVEKKKKLYTLLLDRKKLENEVEKKQDEFLKLSNTILLNISNEIKHPYILNLNSAYFNAVHSCDINYMLTEKQDIETKYSFYKKTI from the coding sequence ATGGATAAAAAAATAAATATATATGCACCATGTGATGGGTTTGTTAATAAGATTAGTGACTTAAATGACGGTGTATTTTCTGAGAAAATGCTTGGTGATGGATTGTATATAGAACCAACTTCTAATACATTTTACTCACCAATAAATGATGGATGACTTGAAAATATTTTTGAAACTAAGCACGCATTTCACTTTAAACATAATGATGGTTTAATTGCTTTAATGCATATTGGTTTAGATACTGTTAATTTAAAAGGAAATGGTTTTAAATTATTACATAATTCAAAAGAAAAAGTATCTAATAAAACTAAAATTGTTGAAGTTGATTTGGATTTAATTAAAAAAAATAATATTAAAACAAATACTCCAATAGTTTTTGAATTTGATAAAAATGATTATCAAATTAATTTAACTAAATTAGGAAAAGTTAAACAAGGTGATATAATTGCTGAATTAAACCTTGTAATTAAACAAAAAGCAAACGACTTATTAAGTAATCTTGATTTTAAAAATAAATATGAAAAAGCCGCAGAAGATATTTATAAATTTGTAGGTACAAATATTAATATTAAAAAGGCATATAATTGTATGACTAGATTTAGACTAATAGTTAAAGATAAAAGTTTGGTAAATGATAATGATATTAAAAAAATTAATATTGTAAAAGGTATTAATTGAAATGGCGAAGAACTTCAAATCATTATTGGTGGTGATTCATATAAGGTTAGAGAAGCTTATCAAAATCTTGTAGATAAAACATCAAAAAATAACATTAAAAACAAAAGTACTAAAAAAAGAAGTTTTAAACAAAAAACATTAGGTTTTATTTCTGGAATAATAATACCTGTTTTGCCAATAATGATAACCGCAGGTCTTTTAAAAGCACTGCAATCAATATTAGAGCAGCTTAATGCAATTGCAAAAGTAAGTATAAGTATGAATGCTGGAGGTATATCAAAACTATTAACTGACTATGACTTAGGTTCGGCATTAGTTTTTTCAATTGCTAATATAGGTCTTGCATTTTTAGGTGTAGCTTTTGTTGTATCTACAGTTAATTATTTTAAGGGAAATATATATATAGCTATTTTTATAGGAATAACATTAATGAATCCTTATTTAACTGGGGGATTAAATTGAGAGTTATTTAAATTAGGTGATGTAAGCATTAAAGTTCAATCATACGCTTCTTCAATAATTCCTATGGTTGCAGCAGGAGTCTTGTACATATATTTAGATAAATTTATAAAATTATGAATGCCTTCAACAGTTGATATTATATTTAGACCTTTCTTAGCGTACTTATTAACTGTATTACCAATTATATTTATATTAGGTCCAGTTTTAGGTATTTTAGAATCTGGAATATATTATATTATGACTTGAATTGGTGAAGTTCCTTATGGTATTGGAGCTGGTTTATTTGCATTTACATGACAATTTCTTGTAATTACAGGATTACATACTGCAATAAATGGTTTTGTGAATATGTCAATTGCAAATAACCAACCAACAGTTTTAGGATTATGTTTTACAATTACAGTTTTTTCTCAAATGGGTGCTGGAATTGGAATGTTAATTAGAACTAAAAACTCTAACTCAAAAAAAACAATATTTGCAGCAATTCCTGCTACTTGATTTGGAATTACAGAACCGATACTATATGGATCAACATTACCTAAATTTAGACCTTTTTTAATGGGGTGTGTTGGTGCTGGAATTGGTGGACTTTTCATTGGTCTTACCCCAGCGACAAGTTACACTGTTTCTGCAGGAGGTATATTTGCAATACTAAGGGTTGTTGAAGGTGGTTGGCTTCAAATGGGGTTATACGTATTATCTTGAATAGTAACAATAGTTTCAAGTATGTTACTAACAATATTGTTCTATAAAGAAAGAAATTCTGAACTAAGTGAAATAAAAAAAGTTAATAATTTAGTTTATAAAATATATAGTAATTGAAGTAACTTACCACTAAAAGAATCGAAAGAAAAATTAAACAAAAATATTATTAAATTAAACAATTTTATAGATGATAATTTTAAAAATTTAATAAAAAACTTTGATAATTCTCTAAAAGAAACACAAAAGCTTGAAGTTTATTTAAAAAATATTGATGAAAGATTAGAAAACAAAAAAGCTTTTATTATAAAAAGGGCAATCAATTTACAAAATAAGGGAAAAATAGAAAAAATTAAATTACTAAATGAAAAATTCAAAATTCTAGATTATTCTGAAAAAACAGTTGAAAAAAAGAAAAAGTTATACACCTTATTATTAGATAGAAAAAAATTAGAAAATGAAGTCGAAAAAAAACAAGATGAGTTTTTAAAATTGTCAAATACAATTTTGCTAAATATATCTAATGAAATTAAACACCCTTATATTCTTAATTTAAATTCTGCATATTTTAATGCAGTACATTCATGTGACATAAATTATATGCTTACTGAAAAACAAGATATTGAAACAAAATATAGTTTTTATAAAAAAACAATATAG
- a CDS encoding IS3 family transposase, whose translation MAKQWTKNEKLNIINESKKIGILNAALKFDISTSTIKRWKSEVKVKGEGALEWGSGTQAKGNIKKFKSHDWIFKEPDDMSIEELREALKLERALKKHLAKTTKEKYFAIFNVKRMFSLKLSCLYLKVSRYGYLKWLKNGKPKYKNYNRILAIKIRCLFYLFKKRYGYNMITLFLNKYFKERLNPWVVYRYMKIMSLKAVKKKKVPNYDKSGPLRFENLLNRNFKSKNINEKWVTDVTYIKTINGNVYLSVIKDLFNSEIIDWKLSVSPNNKLCHTNLISAIKKRGAPKIINSDQGSPYTNETWERLCKTNNINISMSRRGNSPDNGACESFFGTFKNECIYTYKVKELHHSNIYKIISDYIEFYNYVRPSLKHKKTPYEIRMEKVSF comes from the coding sequence ATGGCAAAACAATGAACAAAAAATGAAAAACTTAATATAATTAATGAATCAAAAAAAATTGGTATTTTAAATGCGGCATTAAAGTTTGATATTAGTACTAGCACAATTAAAAGATGAAAATCAGAGGTAAAAGTTAAAGGTGAAGGCGCTCTTGAATGAGGTAGCGGAACACAAGCAAAAGGAAATATCAAAAAATTTAAATCTCATGATTGAATTTTTAAAGAACCTGATGATATGAGCATTGAAGAATTAAGAGAGGCTTTGAAACTGGAACGAGCTTTAAAAAAGCATTTGGCGAAGACAACTAAGGAAAAGTACTTCGCCATTTTTAATGTTAAAAGAATGTTTTCTTTGAAATTATCTTGTTTATATTTAAAAGTTTCAAGGTATGGATATTTAAAATGACTTAAAAACGGAAAACCAAAGTATAAAAATTATAATAGAATTTTAGCAATTAAGATAAGATGCCTTTTTTACTTGTTTAAAAAAAGATATGGTTATAATATGATAACTTTATTTTTAAACAAATACTTTAAAGAAAGATTAAACCCTTGAGTTGTTTATAGATATATGAAAATAATGAGTTTAAAAGCAGTGAAGAAAAAGAAAGTTCCAAACTATGATAAATCAGGTCCATTAAGATTTGAAAATCTACTAAATAGAAACTTTAAATCTAAAAATATAAATGAAAAATGAGTAACAGATGTAACTTATATAAAAACTATTAATGGAAACGTATATCTATCTGTTATAAAGGATTTGTTTAATTCAGAAATTATTGATTGAAAGTTATCGGTTAGTCCTAATAATAAATTATGTCATACAAATTTAATAAGCGCCATTAAAAAAAGAGGTGCACCAAAGATAATCAACTCAGATCAAGGATCACCATATACAAATGAAACTTGAGAAAGATTATGTAAAACTAATAATATAAATATTTCTATGTCACGAAGAGGAAATTCACCAGATAATGGTGCCTGTGAGTCTTTTTTTGGAACTTTTAAAAATGAATGTATATATACATATAAAGTAAAAGAACTACATCATTCAAATATTTATAAAATTATCTCAGACTATATAGAGTTTTATAATTATGTTAGACCTTCATTAAAACATAAAAAAACTCCATACGAAATTCGTATGGAGAAAGTATCTTTTTAA
- a CDS encoding DUF3284 domain-containing protein has product MMSIFKKNKISSNENNDNKLGIIDNLKSYHTKKNSFNLPYPIEKCFYGIIKLSFSSLKSANWRKISEYSVNDVFKSKVSTNKFTLTELKLFEVYELRTTIEGIDYWTRFELTKIKENKTEIKFSETIKFTRAIYGFKGTIAKMNFNKKYDKNSKEIIFKINKEVKEIDISELQKN; this is encoded by the coding sequence ATGATGTCTATTTTTAAGAAAAATAAAATAAGTTCAAATGAAAATAATGATAACAAATTAGGTATTATTGATAATTTGAAAAGTTATCATACTAAAAAAAATAGTTTTAATTTACCTTACCCAATCGAAAAATGTTTTTATGGAATTATAAAATTATCTTTTAGCTCTTTAAAAAGTGCTAATTGGAGAAAAATATCTGAATATTCAGTTAATGATGTATTTAAGTCAAAAGTTAGTACAAATAAATTTACATTAACAGAATTAAAGTTATTTGAAGTTTATGAGTTAAGAACTACAATTGAAGGCATTGACTATTGAACAAGATTTGAACTTACAAAAATAAAAGAAAACAAGACTGAAATAAAATTTTCAGAAACAATCAAGTTTACAAGAGCAATTTATGGTTTTAAAGGCACTATTGCAAAAATGAATTTTAATAAAAAATATGATAAAAATTCTAAAGAAATTATATTCAAAATTAATAAAGAGGTTAAAGAAATTGATATATCTGAATTACAAAAAAATTAA
- a CDS encoding TSUP family transporter yields the protein MDDETKNIDITYQQNVIQEINNIFEISNKYEIFVKTINNIRKKINSDFKSKLINSETRKDSLKVLKATFKNQNTKFKETINNNLINANDKYDDFVKNYNHNKNIYKRMLSIKNMKLIGVIMIPSLMLLALLVSYLAVNKVDLTSKNGIIAFSISMTILAIDLFFFGFLLLFSAKKFVLDTHNKSYVSGGIGFTASFFDTLGVGAFATSAGLLKVTKYIKDDKKLPGTLNVGMAIPNLFSGVLFMTSVKVDLITLLSFVLSAIIGSLIGSSIVNKISKKLIALIMGVVLAITSILMLLTVKGIEVFPSGTKIGVSDVWWELLIGCIAFLFLGIMMSFGVGLYAPAMAVISFLGINFLVVFPIMTCSAGLTMHINAYKFYKKNNYMPKTSFFMSIGGLIGILISYTFVFYFLITLLEVDKNIITDVFKWLSVFVIMYSSYTLLKSYLKQRKITLKQSFINIDKINYVDFSIFLDSFINDNFLNTNNKI from the coding sequence ATGGATGATGAAACAAAAAATATTGATATAACATATCAACAAAATGTAATACAAGAAATTAATAATATATTTGAAATATCAAATAAATATGAAATTTTTGTTAAAACAATTAATAATATACGAAAAAAAATAAATTCAGATTTTAAGAGTAAATTAATTAATTCTGAAACAAGAAAAGATTCATTAAAAGTACTAAAAGCTACATTTAAAAATCAAAATACAAAATTTAAAGAGACTATCAATAATAATCTTATAAATGCAAATGATAAGTATGATGATTTTGTTAAAAATTATAATCATAATAAAAATATATATAAAAGAATGTTATCAATTAAAAACATGAAATTAATTGGTGTTATTATGATTCCATCATTAATGCTTTTAGCATTGTTGGTAAGTTATCTAGCTGTAAATAAAGTAGATCTTACGTCTAAAAATGGAATAATTGCTTTTTCAATATCAATGACAATTTTAGCAATTGATTTATTTTTCTTTGGTTTTTTATTGCTATTTTCTGCTAAAAAGTTTGTATTAGATACACACAACAAGTCTTATGTTTCTGGTGGAATTGGTTTTACAGCAAGTTTTTTTGATACATTAGGAGTTGGTGCTTTTGCAACAAGTGCAGGATTGTTAAAAGTTACTAAATATATTAAAGATGATAAAAAACTACCAGGAACTTTAAATGTTGGTATGGCAATACCAAACTTATTTTCTGGAGTATTGTTTATGACTAGTGTAAAAGTAGATTTAATTACTTTATTATCATTCGTTTTATCTGCTATTATTGGATCTTTAATTGGAAGTAGTATAGTTAACAAAATTAGTAAAAAGCTTATTGCTTTAATAATGGGTGTGGTTTTAGCTATTACTTCAATTTTAATGTTATTAACTGTAAAAGGTATTGAAGTATTTCCATCAGGTACTAAAATAGGGGTATCAGATGTTTGGTGAGAACTATTGATTGGATGTATTGCCTTTCTATTTTTAGGAATTATGATGAGTTTTGGAGTTGGTTTATATGCTCCTGCAATGGCAGTAATTTCATTTTTAGGAATTAACTTTTTAGTGGTTTTTCCAATTATGACATGTAGTGCTGGATTGACTATGCATATTAATGCTTATAAATTTTATAAAAAAAATAATTATATGCCTAAAACTAGTTTCTTTATGTCAATTGGTGGATTAATTGGAATTTTAATATCATATACATTTGTATTCTATTTTTTAATTACATTATTAGAAGTTGATAAAAACATAATAACTGATGTTTTTAAATGACTTAGTGTATTTGTTATAATGTATTCATCTTATACATTATTAAAAAGTTATTTAAAACAAAGAAAGATAACATTAAAACAAAGTTTTATTAATATTGATAAAATAAATTATGTTGATTTTAGTATTTTTTTAGATTCGTTTATAAATGATAATTTTTTAAACACTAATAATAAAATATAA
- a CDS encoding GntR family transcriptional regulator, translated as MSKENDIYKILENELYNNKFKDGQKYYSENQIMTKFNINRLTSRNVFKKLEKANFIKSKKAVGYFVNIKNFWNKGGSWNKKTSGNRESKVYFSEEKLDDFFVNKFNLNPNNFVSYIKIRINNGVVHSYSQIWINKQLVGELDLVKLNKSTLDLLKYKNEFDCSLNVIKMSNVVDKDFEIFKDINDKIIPTKYSVIQNNDFEFIQLSIERYVPSSFEHYFIQNL; from the coding sequence ATGAGTAAAGAAAATGATATATATAAAATTTTAGAAAATGAGTTATATAATAATAAATTTAAAGATGGTCAAAAATATTATTCTGAAAACCAAATAATGACAAAATTTAATATAAATAGATTGACTTCAAGAAATGTTTTTAAAAAACTGGAAAAAGCTAATTTTATTAAATCTAAAAAGGCTGTTGGATATTTTGTTAATATTAAAAATTTTTGAAATAAAGGTGGTAGTTGAAATAAAAAAACAAGTGGTAATAGAGAAAGTAAAGTTTATTTTTCAGAAGAAAAACTAGACGACTTTTTTGTAAATAAATTTAATTTAAACCCTAATAATTTTGTTTCTTATATAAAAATAAGAATAAATAATGGTGTTGTTCATTCTTACTCGCAAATATGAATAAATAAACAACTTGTTGGTGAACTTGATTTAGTTAAATTGAATAAGTCAACTTTAGATTTATTAAAGTATAAAAATGAATTTGATTGTTCTTTAAATGTAATTAAAATGTCTAATGTTGTTGATAAGGATTTTGAGATATTCAAAGATATTAACGATAAAATAATACCAACAAAATATAGTGTTATTCAAAATAATGATTTTGAATTTATTCAACTTTCTATTGAAAGATATGTACCAAGTTCTTTTGAACATTACTTTATTCAAAACCTATAA